A genomic segment from Nitrospira lenta encodes:
- a CDS encoding chemotaxis protein CheA: MSTDLSQFQESFFEESAEHLSTIEDGLLQLEQHPQDLDLLNRIFRAAHSIKGNSGMFGFTAVGQFTHKMETLLDQLRNGHLSVTPAIADVLLRSTDCLKLLIDAAHGEAAPDQATITQLEGELAAAAGESSKAPKQSAPGAAAGSGASTDPSQQRYRIAWTPPGWLFQRGLDPLRIIAELEELGTVESRSLDVGHVPTFSALDPEVCYLSWTCELRTVKQPSVIEAVFDFVRDDSVLTIETIKAQAEPSGQSPATPSATSPAEQGEPKPLGEILVETGVVSRETLDKALAQQKRVGEILIEQHAATPQQISHALQKQQEGAAPKKAADAASIRVDTAKIDKLINLVGELVITQSMLSDLGSRFEMGQIAVLLERIAQLERNTREIQERVMGIRMLPIGNAFSRFPRLVRDLSGKAGKKIQLLLSGEETELDKTVIESIGDPLTHLVRNSADHGLEPPDERLAAGKPEQGTIHLGAFHEGGSICITVVDDGRGLNRDRILAKALKQGLIAETDKLSDDQIWGLIFRPGFSTAEKVTDVSGRGVGMDVVKRNIEGLGGTVSIKTVTGKGTTFTLKLPLTLAIIEGMTVRVGSDTYIVPLLSILQSIQPKADCLKTVVGKGELVNVHGSYLPVMRLYEVFALQPEITDPTKAILLILETEGERVAVMVDEILGQQQVVIKSMEQNFRKVEGIAGATILGDGTVGFILDVRGLLDIARRDVPVAA; this comes from the coding sequence ATGAGCACTGATCTTTCACAGTTTCAAGAATCCTTCTTCGAGGAATCGGCCGAGCACCTCTCCACGATCGAAGACGGCCTGCTTCAGCTTGAACAGCATCCCCAAGATCTGGACCTGCTGAACCGCATCTTTCGCGCGGCCCATTCCATCAAAGGGAACAGCGGCATGTTCGGGTTCACCGCTGTCGGGCAATTCACGCATAAGATGGAAACCCTCCTCGATCAACTGCGCAACGGGCATCTCTCTGTCACGCCGGCCATTGCGGACGTCCTGCTCCGCTCCACCGACTGCCTCAAGTTATTGATCGACGCAGCCCACGGAGAAGCCGCTCCCGATCAGGCGACGATCACTCAACTCGAAGGCGAACTGGCCGCCGCCGCCGGAGAATCGTCGAAAGCGCCCAAACAAAGCGCGCCCGGCGCCGCCGCCGGCTCAGGTGCATCGACGGATCCCTCGCAGCAACGGTATCGCATTGCCTGGACTCCGCCGGGGTGGCTCTTTCAACGAGGCCTTGATCCCTTGCGAATCATCGCCGAACTTGAAGAGCTGGGCACCGTCGAATCTCGCTCGCTTGACGTTGGACACGTGCCGACCTTTTCAGCGCTCGATCCGGAAGTCTGCTACCTCTCCTGGACCTGCGAGTTGCGCACAGTCAAACAGCCCTCCGTCATTGAAGCTGTCTTTGATTTCGTCCGGGACGACAGCGTACTCACAATTGAAACCATCAAAGCGCAGGCCGAACCATCCGGACAGTCCCCGGCCACGCCATCTGCCACCTCACCTGCCGAGCAGGGAGAGCCCAAGCCGCTGGGAGAAATTCTCGTTGAAACCGGCGTGGTGTCTCGAGAGACGTTGGACAAGGCGCTGGCGCAACAGAAGCGTGTCGGGGAAATCCTGATCGAGCAACATGCCGCCACTCCGCAGCAAATCTCGCACGCGCTCCAAAAACAGCAGGAGGGCGCCGCGCCGAAGAAAGCCGCCGATGCGGCCTCAATCCGCGTGGATACCGCGAAGATCGACAAACTGATCAACCTGGTCGGCGAACTCGTGATTACACAGTCGATGTTGAGCGATTTGGGTTCACGGTTTGAGATGGGCCAGATAGCGGTGTTGCTCGAACGCATCGCTCAGCTGGAACGCAACACCCGCGAAATCCAAGAACGCGTGATGGGCATCCGCATGCTCCCGATCGGCAACGCGTTCAGCCGCTTTCCCAGGCTCGTACGCGACCTTTCCGGAAAAGCCGGCAAGAAGATTCAACTGTTGCTCTCAGGGGAGGAAACAGAGCTCGATAAAACCGTCATCGAATCCATCGGCGATCCGCTCACGCACCTGGTGCGGAACTCCGCGGACCACGGCTTGGAGCCGCCGGATGAGCGCCTGGCGGCCGGCAAGCCCGAACAAGGGACCATTCATCTCGGCGCTTTCCATGAGGGAGGCAGCATTTGCATCACCGTGGTGGACGATGGCCGGGGATTAAATCGCGACCGGATCCTCGCCAAAGCCCTGAAACAGGGCTTGATCGCCGAAACCGACAAACTCTCAGACGATCAGATCTGGGGCCTGATTTTCCGGCCCGGATTCTCCACCGCTGAAAAAGTCACGGATGTTTCCGGCCGCGGCGTTGGCATGGATGTGGTGAAACGCAATATTGAAGGGCTCGGCGGTACGGTGAGCATCAAGACCGTCACGGGTAAGGGCACGACGTTTACCCTCAAGCTGCCGCTGACGCTGGCGATCATTGAAGGGATGACGGTGCGAGTGGGCTCGGACACCTACATCGTCCCGCTGCTGTCGATTCTCCAATCGATCCAGCCCAAAGCGGACTGTCTCAAAACGGTCGTAGGCAAGGGAGAACTGGTCAACGTGCACGGGTCCTATCTCCCGGTGATGCGGCTGTATGAAGTCTTCGCCTTACAGCCGGAAATTACGGACCCTACAAAAGCCATTCTTTTAATTCTTGAGACGGAAGGCGAACGAGTCGCCGTCATGGTGGACGAAATTCTGGGGCAACAACAGGTCGTCATCAAGAGTATGGAGCAGAACTTCCGGAAAGTGGAAGGAATCGCCGGAGCCACGATTCTCGGCGACGGCACGGTGGGATTCATTCTTGACGTGCGCGGGTTGCTCGACATTGCCCGTCGCGACGTGCCGGTGGCGGCATAA
- a CDS encoding response regulator has translation MGKIVLVVDDSSTMRQMVAYTLTSAGYEVVEAGNGKEAVGKLNGGAKPALVVTDLNMPEMDGITLITEIRKMAAFKFTPILMLTTESADDKKKAGQAAGATGWIVKPFNPEQMLKVIQKVLPA, from the coding sequence ATGGGAAAGATAGTATTAGTAGTCGATGATTCTTCGACCATGCGTCAGATGGTCGCCTATACCCTGACCAGCGCCGGCTACGAGGTCGTGGAGGCCGGGAACGGCAAAGAAGCCGTCGGCAAACTCAACGGGGGAGCGAAACCGGCGCTGGTCGTCACGGATCTCAACATGCCGGAGATGGACGGCATTACCCTGATCACGGAGATTCGCAAGATGGCGGCCTTCAAATTCACACCGATTCTCATGCTGACCACGGAATCGGCAGACGACAAGAAGAAGGCAGGGCAGGCGGCCGGCGCGACCGGGTGGATCGTGAAACCGTTCAATCCCGAACAGATGTTGAAAGTCATTCAGAAAGTATTACCCGCATAG
- a CDS encoding methyl-accepting chemotaxis protein: MWIEGATFLAGTACGVTGAWFVCRAKQATSAAALAKAIEMADREAPETAICATLAPLVPILTGQLRNVIAQTEQAIMQLGQRFQDIAGRARQQASESAALFTNGDVSEEDLVAQMSEMFGLFVNDVMHSATIAMSVSTTMDKMDASTKSISGMLGEITFIADQTRLLALNAAIEAARAGEHGRGFAVVADEVTKLANRSSQAAIGIRTMVADVQTQSQQAMIEIQALASVDLTKTLNSKDKLDGMTKSLTDKNEALRLNVGETKVNAERIGQDIASIIMSLQFQDSVRQQIEHVMEPLDLLLQDLTAVQTGHAPASFDGTRRFIQDLQNRYTMQDERLIHSSAGKSSPTADAQAPTEDIVLF; this comes from the coding sequence ATGTGGATTGAAGGAGCGACGTTTCTTGCAGGAACGGCCTGTGGTGTTACCGGAGCGTGGTTCGTCTGTCGCGCCAAGCAGGCCACCAGCGCCGCCGCACTCGCGAAGGCGATAGAGATGGCTGATCGGGAGGCTCCCGAAACAGCCATCTGCGCCACGCTGGCGCCGTTAGTGCCGATCCTCACCGGCCAACTCCGGAACGTGATCGCACAAACAGAGCAGGCCATCATGCAATTAGGCCAGCGCTTTCAAGACATCGCCGGAAGAGCCAGACAGCAGGCCTCCGAATCGGCCGCCCTCTTCACCAACGGCGATGTGAGTGAAGAGGATCTGGTCGCGCAGATGTCGGAGATGTTCGGACTCTTCGTCAATGACGTCATGCACTCCGCCACCATCGCCATGAGCGTCTCCACCACCATGGACAAGATGGATGCCAGCACGAAGTCGATCAGCGGCATGTTGGGAGAGATTACGTTTATCGCCGACCAAACCCGCTTACTGGCGCTGAATGCAGCGATCGAGGCCGCCCGCGCTGGAGAACATGGCCGGGGATTCGCCGTGGTCGCCGATGAGGTCACGAAACTCGCCAACCGCTCGAGCCAGGCGGCCATTGGGATTAGAACCATGGTGGCCGACGTTCAGACGCAAAGCCAGCAGGCGATGATCGAAATCCAGGCGCTGGCCTCCGTCGATCTGACGAAGACGCTGAATTCCAAAGATAAGCTCGACGGGATGACCAAATCCCTGACCGACAAAAACGAGGCCTTGCGGTTGAATGTCGGAGAAACCAAAGTGAATGCGGAACGTATCGGGCAGGACATCGCATCCATCATCATGTCCCTCCAATTTCAGGACAGCGTCCGCCAACAGATTGAGCATGTGATGGAGCCCTTGGATCTCCTGTTGCAGGATCTGACAGCCGTCCAAACCGGGCATGCGCCGGCCTCATTCGACGGCACGCGCCGCTTCATCCAAGACTTGCAGAACCGTTACACCATGCAGGATGAGCGGCTCATCCATTCCAGCGCCGGCAAAAGCAGCCCGACAGCGGATGCGCAAGCGCCGACGGAAGACATTGTGTTGTTTTGA
- a CDS encoding STAS domain-containing protein, whose amino-acid sequence MTDPTPCAPTGDITIFEIAEFKGQLQAAIDLGHGVAIDLAQVGTLDISALQTLIAACEAGPIELRNTPKRIAGQLACLGWVPPKGCKVTYVD is encoded by the coding sequence GTGACCGATCCAACACCGTGCGCCCCGACAGGAGATATCACCATTTTTGAAATCGCCGAGTTCAAAGGGCAGCTCCAGGCGGCCATCGACCTGGGACACGGGGTGGCCATCGACCTCGCGCAAGTCGGCACGCTGGACATCTCGGCCCTGCAAACGCTCATCGCGGCCTGCGAAGCCGGCCCCATTGAACTCCGCAACACGCCGAAACGTATCGCCGGACAGTTGGCCTGTTTAGGCTGGGTGCCGCCGAAGGGATGCAAGGTCACCTATGTGGATTGA
- a CDS encoding flagellar motor protein MotB: MAKHKHEEHENHERWLVSYADFITLLFAFFVVMYSVSSVNEGKYRTVSDSIKAALNPISTPPASSMAFTLGQQRPTLMTQNLPGNKEVAIRKMRELVKNMKANSQFDFMHLQEKLNGDIVITIPDQVLFNSGEAAVRPEALPFLQGLSQAMIELNRQVRVEGHTDNVPIHTALFPSNWELSATRAVIVVRVLSELYSVPAEHLAALGYADSRPLTENLTLEQRAKNRRVEVVILEHAPVRPEQQDNAVADDATGSSETPQISAAPAPPSTR; encoded by the coding sequence ATGGCCAAACACAAACACGAAGAGCATGAGAATCATGAACGCTGGCTGGTGTCGTACGCCGACTTCATCACGCTGCTGTTCGCGTTCTTTGTCGTCATGTATTCCGTCTCCTCCGTCAATGAAGGCAAATATCGCACGGTCAGCGACTCCATCAAGGCCGCCTTGAATCCCATTTCGACGCCTCCGGCTTCATCGATGGCCTTTACGCTCGGGCAACAGCGGCCGACCTTGATGACCCAAAACCTCCCGGGCAACAAAGAAGTCGCGATCAGAAAGATGCGCGAACTGGTCAAGAACATGAAAGCGAACTCTCAATTCGACTTCATGCACCTCCAAGAAAAGCTCAATGGCGACATCGTCATCACCATCCCGGATCAAGTCCTCTTTAACAGCGGAGAAGCCGCCGTGCGCCCCGAAGCCCTTCCGTTTCTTCAGGGGCTTTCCCAAGCCATGATCGAGCTGAATCGGCAGGTGCGCGTGGAGGGCCATACGGATAATGTTCCGATTCACACGGCGCTGTTTCCGTCGAACTGGGAACTGTCCGCGACCCGCGCCGTCATTGTCGTTCGGGTGTTATCGGAGCTGTACTCCGTGCCGGCGGAACACCTCGCCGCGCTCGGCTACGCCGACTCCCGACCGCTGACCGAGAATCTCACCCTCGAGCAGCGCGCCAAAAACCGCCGGGTTGAGGTGGTGATTTTGGAACATGCGCCGGTGCGGCCGGAACAGCAAGACAACGCGGTGGCGGATGACGCGACCGGATCATCAGAAACACCGCAGATCTCGGCCGCCCCGGCGCCGCCTTCCACGCGATAG
- a CDS encoding flagellar motor protein has protein sequence MDIATLLGIVLAIGSIIGGQALEGGHLSSIMQLTAFIIVAGGTIGACCVQNPLSVVIKSIGSLGMVFGNTPIDTKATIKLILDLATVSRKQGLLALEGKLKDIKDPFFKKGVQLIVDGTDPKAVHEILEIEVEHHEEAGVKAAKVWEAAGGYAPTVGILGAVLGLIHVMENLADPSKLGGGIAVAFVATVYGVGLANLFFLPFANKIKMKLKEESGARNIIIMGLVGLAQGENPRLLQEKLESFLPHEERSKEAKK, from the coding sequence GTGGATATAGCAACACTACTCGGAATCGTACTCGCCATCGGCTCGATCATCGGTGGGCAGGCGCTCGAAGGAGGCCATCTCAGCTCCATCATGCAGTTGACGGCCTTTATCATCGTGGCCGGAGGCACGATCGGAGCCTGTTGCGTCCAAAATCCGCTGTCGGTGGTGATCAAGTCCATCGGATCGCTGGGCATGGTCTTCGGCAATACTCCCATCGATACAAAGGCGACGATCAAGCTGATCCTCGATCTGGCCACGGTATCGCGTAAACAGGGTTTGCTGGCCCTGGAGGGCAAACTCAAAGACATCAAGGATCCGTTCTTCAAAAAGGGCGTGCAGCTCATTGTCGACGGAACCGACCCAAAAGCGGTGCATGAAATTCTTGAAATCGAAGTCGAGCATCATGAAGAGGCCGGCGTCAAGGCGGCCAAAGTATGGGAAGCCGCCGGCGGCTATGCGCCGACAGTCGGCATCTTGGGAGCAGTCTTGGGACTCATTCACGTGATGGAAAATCTCGCGGATCCGTCCAAGCTGGGTGGCGGTATCGCGGTGGCCTTCGTGGCCACGGTGTACGGGGTCGGACTCGCCAACCTCTTTTTTCTGCCCTTTGCGAACAAAATTAAGATGAAACTGAAGGAAGAGTCCGGCGCGCGGAACATCATCATCATGGGGCTGGTCGGCCTGGCCCAAGGCGAGAATCCCCGGTTGCTCCAGGAAAAGCTGGAAAGCTTCCTGCCTCATGAGGAACGTTCGAAAGAGGCGAAGAAGTAA
- a CDS encoding chemotaxis protein CheW → MIVEEKTPGLVQQGAGPSGTGKGGDDLVQFVTCRIAHEEFALDVLSVQEINRMVEVTRVPKAPYFVEGVINLRGRIIPVLDLRRRFGLSSVDRTDNSRIMVVLVRQRMVGLIVDEVVEVLRLPKVMIEPPPSVGNSAGAEFTQGVGRIDDRLLIVLDLNRLLLPSEQAAMEAATH, encoded by the coding sequence ATGATTGTCGAGGAGAAAACACCGGGCCTGGTTCAACAAGGAGCCGGGCCCAGCGGGACAGGCAAGGGCGGGGATGACCTGGTGCAATTCGTGACGTGCCGGATTGCCCATGAAGAATTCGCGCTCGATGTGCTCAGTGTGCAGGAAATCAACCGGATGGTCGAAGTGACGCGCGTCCCCAAAGCGCCGTACTTCGTCGAAGGGGTCATCAACCTCCGCGGGCGGATCATCCCTGTGCTGGATCTCCGCCGGCGGTTCGGCCTCTCGTCCGTCGACCGGACGGACAACTCACGCATCATGGTGGTGCTGGTCCGTCAGCGGATGGTCGGTCTCATCGTCGATGAAGTGGTGGAAGTGCTGCGGTTGCCCAAAGTGATGATCGAACCGCCTCCCTCCGTCGGCAACTCAGCCGGCGCAGAGTTTACTCAGGGGGTCGGGCGGATCGATGACCGGCTGCTGATCGTACTGGACCTGAACCGGCTGCTGCTGCCGAGCGAACAAGCGGCCATGGAGGCAGCCACGCATTAG